The genomic region GTCGCGCGCCTGGATCGACATGCCCTGCTGCACCGTGACGTAGAAGCGGGCGATCGCGGAGACATCTGCGGTCGACGGGATCTCGCCGGTGTCGATGCCGCGTGACAGGATTTCGGCCAGCTCGGCGGTGTTCGCCTCACGCTTGTCGACGAGGTCCGCCCGGAGCGCCTCCGTCGCGCCGTTGACGTGCAGCGCCGACAGCACGATCATGCAGCCCGTTGGACAATCGCCACGCGTGAAGGCGCGCGCCGTCGTCATCAGGAAGCTCTCGACCGCACCGTAGGCGCTGTCGGCCGCGGTCACCGCGGCCCAGATCTCCGCGCCCGCGCTCTGCCCGTAATGCTCCACCGCCTCGCGAAACAGTTCGTCCTTGCACCCGAAGGCCGCGTACAGACTGGTCGACCCGATGCCCATGGCCGACGTGAGGTCGGACATCGACGTGCCCTCGAAACCCTTCTCCCAGAACAGCTCCATGGCGCGTTCGAGCGCGGCCGTCCTGTCGAACTCCCTCGGTCGTCCACGTGTCGCCATCGGAACCGCCCTTCTCACAATTCTGCACCGAATAATACAGAAATCCTTGACGGGGCGGCCGGCCGCCCATATATTTGCATCGATCACTACAGAAATGGAGACGCGATGCAGAAGCTCGACCGGAAGAGGGCCTTCGTGACCGGCGCCAGCCGGGGAATCGGTGCGGCCATCGCCCATCGGTTGGCCGACGATGGGGCCGCCGTGGCCGTGGGCTACGAGCATTCGGTGGACGCGGCACGCGCCGTGGTCGACGCCATCGCCGCCGGCGGTGGGCGCGCCGTTGCGGTCCAGATGTCAGCGGACGATCCCGCGGCGGTCCGTCGGGCGGTGAATGAGGCCGCCGAAGCCCTTGGCGGACTGGACATCCTGGTGAACAACGCCGGCATCTACCGCGATGGCCCAGTCGAGGAGATGACGCTGGAGGATGTCGACGCGACGTTGAACGTCAACGTGCGCGCGGTGATGCTCGCATCGCAGGCCGCGCTGGCGCACCTGCCGGAGGGCGGTCGCATCATCTCCACCGGCAGCAACCTGGCGACCCGCGTGCCCGGGGCGGGCATGGCGCTGTACTCGGCGAGCAAGGCGGCGCTGATCGGGTGGACACAGGGACTGGCCCGCGATCTCGGTCCCCGCGGAATCACCGTGAACGTCGTACACCCGGGTTCCACCGACACCGATATGAACCCGGCCGACGGCCCACATGCGGCGGATCAGCTGGCGCTCATGGCGATTCCGCGCTACGGCTCGCCCGCGGATGTGGCCGCGCTCGTCGCATTCGTGGCAGGCCCGGAGGCCGGTTCGATCAACGGAACCGGCCTGACCGTGGACGGCGGCGCCAACGCGTGACCTCCGTCGACGCGGACGCCGACCGGGCCCTGCGTCGGGTGCACCTGCTGCTCGCGCCCACGATCATGCTGGCAGTCGCGACCGAGTTCATCGTCGTCGGTCTGCTGCCGCCGATCGCCAGCGAGTTCGATGTGCCGCTCTCGACCGCCGGAGGTCTGACCGCGGTGTTCGCGATCGCCGCGGCGGTGCTCGGACCACTCGTCACACTCGCCGTGAGCCGTGTGCCACCGCAGACGCTGCTCACCGCGGCGCTCGTGTTGTTCGGGGTGGGCAACGGCGTCATCGCCGTTGCCTCGGACTTCACCCTCGTGCTGGCGGTGCGGGGCGTGCAGGGGGCGTTTCTGCCGGCCCTCATCGGTGTCGGCACGGCGGAGGTCCTGCGGCACGCGCCTGCGGAATCGCGTGGCCGCGCGCTGGCCCGCGCCAACCTCGGCTTTGTGCTCGGCGTGCTGCTCGCGCTGCCCGCGGGTATCGCGCTGGCACGAGGTGGCGACTGGCGTCTGCCGTTCGTCGTGCTCGCGATCGCCTCCCTGCCTGTCGCGGCAGCGGTGGCATTTCTGTTCCCGCGCGACCACCACGTGCCCGACCGGCCCTCACCCCGTATCGCCGACGACCTCGCCCTGCTGCGCAGGCCCCGGTTCCTCGGTCATCTCGCGCTGTCGGTCGCGATCTTCGCCGCCATGTTCTCGGCCTACACCTATCTGGGTGCGTGGTTCGAGGACGTCATGGGACTCGACGCCGGCCGGCTCGCGCTCGCGTTTCTCGTGTTCGGCGCTGTCGGAGTCGCGGGCAATTTCATTGCAGAACGTATCGCCGACCGGTTCCCGCTGACGGCGACCGTATTCACTGCCGTCGCACTCACCGTCGCCGTGAACGTGGCAGCCTGGACCGGAGACTCGATTCTTGCGGCCGTCATTCCACTGGCCGTCTGGGGCGTCATGCACACGGCGGGTGTCACGCTCAGCCAGGTTCGGGTGACGTTGGCCGGTGCCACCGCGCCGGCCTTCGCCATGACCTTGAACATCTCGACGGCCAACCTCGGCATCGCCGTTGGGGCACTCGTCGGCGGCTGGGCCGTGGACCACTTGAGTCTCGCCGGGCTCGGCGTGATGCCCGCCGCGCTCACCGTGGTGGCGCTGCTGATCAGCGGTGCGCTGCGGGTGAAAGGCCCTGTGTCACGGCAGGATCGAGTCGACGTAGCCGCCGTCCACCCGGACCGCGGCTCCCGTCGTCGCCGACGCCAGCGGGGACGCCAGGTAGGTCACCATGTTGGCGACCTCGGCAGGCTCGATCAGCCTCTGTAGCAACGACTGTGGCCGGTGTTTGCGCATGAACTCGCGCTGCGCCTCGTCCCACGGGAGGGACTTGTCGACCAGCTCGTAGACGAAGTCCTCGACGCCGCCGGTGTGGGTGGGTCCGACGATCACCGAGTTCACCGTGACGCCGGTGCCCGCGGCGTCCTTGGCGAATCCGCGCGACACCGCCAGCAGCGCGGTCTTGGAGACGCCATAGTGGATCATCTCGGCGGGGATGACGATCGCCGAGTCACTCGCGATCTGCAGGACCCTCCCCCAGCCCCGCTCGGTCATCGCCGGCAGGTACGTCCGGATCAGCCGGACGGCCGTCAGCACGTTGACGTCGAAGTACGTGCGCCATTGCTCGTCGGTGATCTCGCGGGCCGGTACAGCACCGAAGATGCCGAGGTTGTTGACCAGCACGTCGACGGTCGGCAGGGCACGCACCAATTCAGCGACGCCGTCGTCGGTGGTGACGTCGGCCGCAACGCCGATGACGTCGGCTCCGGTCGCCCTGCGCAGATCCGCGGCGGCGGCATCGACGCGCTCCGCCGATCGGCCGTTCACCACGACGCGGGCGCCACTGGCGGCCAGCCCCTCAGCGATCGCGTAGCCGATCCCCTGGGTCGATCCGGTGACGAGTGCGGTCTTACCAGTCAGGTCGATGTTCACGATCTCGTAGTACCACCGGAGGCCGTGAACTATTCCGGAGTGGGACAAGCTGACGGGATTCGTCCCGAAATCGTGTGATGCACGTTCATCGCTGAGGTTCCCGACTTCGACGCCGCAGCCGTCGCCGCGGCGATGCATCGCGCCGGGATATCAGCGATCAGAGCGGCGCACGTGATGCTGCGCTGAACCGAGAAGGCGACCTGCCGGTCGCGTGCCACCGGCTGCCTGGTGGCTCGCTCCCCCGGCTGCAGTGGGACTTAGACCAGTGGGCACAGAAATGGTTTGGCAGATCGCCGTGGGTAGGGTTCGCTTCAGAGCGTGGCCCACCTCAACATCGCCGACGTCGACTACTTCCTCCCCGATGGTCGGCAGTTGCTCAACGGTGTGAACTTTCGAGTCGGCAGTGGTGCCAAAACTGCACTGATCGGCCCGAATGGGACCGGCAAGACGACGCTGCTCCGTATCATCGCCGGGGATGCGGCGGCAGACGAGGGCGCTGTCACACGATCCGGAACGCTAGGCGTCATGCGCCAATTCGTCGGACAGGTTCGCGACGACTCCACGGTTCGCGATCTGCTGTTGTCCGTGTCCCCAGCCCCCATTCGCGTCGCAGCGCAGGCGCTCGACAACGCAGAGAACGCGATGATCGAGCGCGACGAAGAATCAACCCAGATGCAGTATTCACACGCGCTGGCCGATTGGGCAGACGTGAGTGGCTACGAGGCCGAGGACTTCTGGGACAAGGTCACTACCTCGGCTCTCGGTGTCGCGTACGACCGTGCGAAGTGGCGAAAGGCCAACTCACTCAGTGGCGGCGAGCAGAAACGGTTGGTTCTCGAAGCGCTGTTCGCCGGGTCTGACGACGCTCTTCTTCTGGACGAGCCGGACAACTACCTCGACGTGCCGGGTAAGAGATGGTTGGAAAAGACGATCTCGGAGTCGACGAAGGTGGTCCTGTTCGTCAGCCACGACCGCGAACTGATCGCCAACGCCGCCACCCACATCGTCACTCTGGAACCGGGGATCAGCGGCGCGACGTCGTGGACACACGGTGGCGGGTTGGCTAGCTACCACCAGGCACGTGAGGATCGGAACACCCGCTTCGAAGAACTGCGCCGCCGCTGGGACGAAGAACACGCGAAACTCCGTGCCCTGGTTCTGCGATTGCGTGAGAAGGCGAAGTTCAACGACGGCCTCGCCGCTCGATATCACGCTTCACAGACCAGGTTGGCGAAGTTCGAGAAAGCCGGACCACCCGAGGCGATTCCGCTTCAGCAGAAGGTGACCGTCCGACTTACCGGTGGACGAACTGCCAAGCGCGCCTTGGTATGCCAGGAACTCGAGTTGACCGGGTTGATGAAGCCGTTCAACACCGAGATCTGGTACGGAGATCGAGTTGCCGTGCTGGGCTCCAACGGGTCAGGGAAGTCTCACTTCCTCCGCCTCTTGGCGGGCGGAGGAAGTGATCCCGGGACCGAGCACCTACCCGTCGAGGCGCTCGACATAGCACCGGTCGAGCACGGTGGTACCGCGACGCTCGGCGCTCGCGTCCGCCCTGGGTTGTTTGCCCAGACGCATTCCCGGCCAGACCTCACCGGCAACACACTGCTTGAGATTCTGCACATGGGCGACGAGCACCGCGACGGGATGGGACGCGAAGCGGCGAGCCGCACTCTCGATCGCTATGGACTGTCCCAAGCTTCGGAGCAAAAGTACGACGACCTGTCCGGTGGTCAGCAGGCACGTCTGCAGATCCTGCTCCTGGAACTCTCCGGCGCCACGCTGCTGTTGCTCGACGAGCCGACCGACAACCTCGACCTCCACTCGGCGGATGCGCTGGAGCAGGGGATCGCGCAGTTTGCCGGTGCAGTCATCTCGGTCACCCACGATCGTTGGTTCGCGCGTGGGTTCGACAGGTTCCTGGTCTTCGGTTCAGACGGGAACGTGTACGAGAGCGAATCTCCGGTATGGGACGAATCGAGGGTCGAACGCGTCCGCTGAGGCGTCGCAAATTCTCAGGCCGCGAGGTGACCCCATGCCCGCGCGAGGTCTGTCCAGGGTCCCATTGCGGCGATCTCACCATCGACGAGGACGACCACGCGGTCGGCCTGCGACAGTGCCGCTCGCTTGGAGCTAGCACCCAGCACCGTGATGCCGCGGGCGCGAAGTCCGGCCCACAGCTCGACCTCGGTGGCCGCGTCGAGAGCGCTGGAGATGTCGTCGGCGAGCAGCAGTTCCGGCTCCACCGCGAGTGCCCTGGCGAGCGCCAGCCGCTGAACCTGCCCACCGGACAGGCGGACCCCGCGATGACCGACGATCGCGTCGATGCCACCCGCTGCCGCGATGTCCGGCGCGAGGCGCGCATCGGTGACGGCCCGATCGATCTCGCGATCATGATCGAGGCGCACGTTGTCGGCAAACGTCCCCGACAGCACCCGCGGGACCTGTGCGACATGCGCAACCTGGCCCGGCCGCAGGAACGTCTGCGCGTCGGCGACCTCGTCGCCATTCCAGCGGATCTCGCCGGTGTGGCCCACCAGACCGCACAGCACCGACAGCAGGCTCGACTTTCCCGATCCGACCTGGCCGAGCAGTAGGACCAGCTCGCCGGCGTCGACGATGAGATCGACGCCGGCGACGCCGCGAGTACCGTCGTCGTGCACCGCCGTCACATTGCGAAGTTCGATGCGTTGCAACGGAGTTCGCGGCTGCGGTGTCGGACGCGGTGCGTTTCCAGCCACGACGTCGACGCCCGGCGGGATATCCATCAGGTCGGCACCGCCAGCGAAGCGGCTGGTCGCCTGCAACCACGCGCGAGTTCCCGGCGCCTCGGTGACCACCGCTCCGGCGACGCTACCGAAGTAGTCGAAGCCAGCGACCGCACCCGAGACGAGCAGCGCAACCGCCAGATCCCAGCCGTTGAGCAGATAGACGATCCACGCCGCGACGACACCCAGCTGCACCATCACGACAGGGACTCCGAAGAGTGCCGACTGGACTCGGTGCTCACGTACGGCGGCGCCGACGCGGCCCCTGTCGACGCGGTCGAGGTGTGCGCGCACGTCGCCGGTGGCAGCGGCGAGCTTGACGGTGCGCATGCACTCCAGCGCCGAGACCAGCGACCGGCCGAAGTCCGCGCGGGTCGCGGAGGCCGCTGCTGCCGACCGTCCCGCGATCGGGCGACCGGCCACCGAAGCCACTGCCGCAGCAACCATTACGGCCAAGAGAATGGCTCCCGCGATCACCGTCCCACCAAGGAAGGATGCAATGACCACGATGGCAAGCCCGCTGACGACGTCGATCCAGCGATCGGCATATCGGAGGAATCGGTCCGAGTCGAGCACTCGCGACACCACCTCGCCCGGCGGGGTCCGGGCCAGCCGGTGCTGTCGGGTCTGAGCATCGAGCACCGTCATCCGAATGCGCAGCGAACACGCGGACCACCACGGCATGAACCGACGCATCGCCCAGGCTAAGACGAAGGGCTCCGCCACGATGCTCAGTACGACGACGGCGGTGAGCAGCACCGGAGTCCTGCCTTCCGTCAGGTTCTGGACGAG from Mycolicibacterium sp. YH-1 harbors:
- a CDS encoding 3-oxoacyl-ACP reductase family protein, which produces MQKLDRKRAFVTGASRGIGAAIAHRLADDGAAVAVGYEHSVDAARAVVDAIAAGGGRAVAVQMSADDPAAVRRAVNEAAEALGGLDILVNNAGIYRDGPVEEMTLEDVDATLNVNVRAVMLASQAALAHLPEGGRIISTGSNLATRVPGAGMALYSASKAALIGWTQGLARDLGPRGITVNVVHPGSTDTDMNPADGPHAADQLALMAIPRYGSPADVAALVAFVAGPEAGSINGTGLTVDGGANA
- a CDS encoding TetR/AcrR family transcriptional regulator, which produces MATRGRPREFDRTAALERAMELFWEKGFEGTSMSDLTSAMGIGSTSLYAAFGCKDELFREAVEHYGQSAGAEIWAAVTAADSAYGAVESFLMTTARAFTRGDCPTGCMIVLSALHVNGATEALRADLVDKREANTAELAEILSRGIDTGEIPSTADVSAIARFYVTVQQGMSIQARDGADRATLETIARSALAAWQPLVSAV
- a CDS encoding SDR family NAD(P)-dependent oxidoreductase, whose translation is MNIDLTGKTALVTGSTQGIGYAIAEGLAASGARVVVNGRSAERVDAAAADLRRATGADVIGVAADVTTDDGVAELVRALPTVDVLVNNLGIFGAVPAREITDEQWRTYFDVNVLTAVRLIRTYLPAMTERGWGRVLQIASDSAIVIPAEMIHYGVSKTALLAVSRGFAKDAAGTGVTVNSVIVGPTHTGGVEDFVYELVDKSLPWDEAQREFMRKHRPQSLLQRLIEPAEVANMVTYLASPLASATTGAAVRVDGGYVDSILP
- a CDS encoding ATP-binding cassette domain-containing protein: MAHLNIADVDYFLPDGRQLLNGVNFRVGSGAKTALIGPNGTGKTTLLRIIAGDAAADEGAVTRSGTLGVMRQFVGQVRDDSTVRDLLLSVSPAPIRVAAQALDNAENAMIERDEESTQMQYSHALADWADVSGYEAEDFWDKVTTSALGVAYDRAKWRKANSLSGGEQKRLVLEALFAGSDDALLLDEPDNYLDVPGKRWLEKTISESTKVVLFVSHDRELIANAATHIVTLEPGISGATSWTHGGGLASYHQAREDRNTRFEELRRRWDEEHAKLRALVLRLREKAKFNDGLAARYHASQTRLAKFEKAGPPEAIPLQQKVTVRLTGGRTAKRALVCQELELTGLMKPFNTEIWYGDRVAVLGSNGSGKSHFLRLLAGGGSDPGTEHLPVEALDIAPVEHGGTATLGARVRPGLFAQTHSRPDLTGNTLLEILHMGDEHRDGMGREAASRTLDRYGLSQASEQKYDDLSGGQQARLQILLLELSGATLLLLDEPTDNLDLHSADALEQGIAQFAGAVISVTHDRWFARGFDRFLVFGSDGNVYESESPVWDESRVERVR